From Psychroflexus torquis ATCC 700755, the proteins below share one genomic window:
- a CDS encoding GLPGLI family protein, which translates to MKTTLLFFSIIFLSIQCSFSQSGEIIYKNEPGLPEGLEEMKKTDPQNYKRYSFMINQMNEKTKRLRFTLEFNTEHSKFTTNPTMAKEDNAMASMSMPESKFYYDLQKNERYEVSKISGKELLVDKTPIEWSISKETKIIQGFTCMKAEAVQLFYSVDGDSGELRTKEQSITAWFTTELPFSFGPENYGGLPGLVLELSTQGKNYKVEKINIKENKRTTIDFPDTENAMSEKESAKQLHKVMSNMMGG; encoded by the coding sequence ATGAAAACAACACTATTATTTTTTAGTATCATTTTTTTATCAATACAATGCTCATTCTCTCAAAGTGGTGAAATCATTTACAAAAATGAACCCGGTTTACCAGAAGGTCTTGAGGAGATGAAAAAGACAGATCCTCAAAACTACAAGCGCTATTCATTTATGATCAATCAAATGAATGAAAAGACCAAGCGGTTAAGGTTTACTTTAGAATTTAACACGGAGCATTCTAAATTCACTACCAATCCAACTATGGCAAAAGAAGATAATGCCATGGCTAGTATGTCAATGCCAGAAAGTAAATTTTACTACGATCTCCAAAAAAATGAACGTTATGAAGTAAGCAAGATAAGTGGTAAAGAACTCTTGGTAGATAAAACTCCCATCGAGTGGTCAATTTCCAAGGAAACAAAAATTATACAAGGCTTCACCTGTATGAAAGCAGAAGCAGTACAATTATTTTATAGTGTCGATGGAGATTCTGGAGAACTTAGAACCAAAGAACAATCCATTACAGCATGGTTTACAACAGAGTTGCCATTTTCGTTTGGTCCAGAAAATTATGGGGGCCTACCAGGGCTTGTATTAGAATTGAGCACTCAGGGTAAAAATTATAAAGTTGAAAAGATCAATATAAAAGAAAATAAAAGGACGACTATTGATTTTCCTGACACAGAAAATGCCATGTCAGAAAAAGAATCAGCAAAACAACTTCATAAAGTAATGTCAAATATGATGGGAGGATGA
- a CDS encoding tetratricopeptide repeat-containing sensor histidine kinase, with protein sequence MKRFIYYFVGLIFIISCQDQKKDKLKVNPDLRDSILIYLKKFDNNSNKEENLNKSFQFVQRIENDSLQIKYLKTLDYRALNSNSRYYLKINELGRKISIKYTDTISLANFYWNLGDFYLTSNKSDKAYFAYNEAGYFYNKKNDLGNYAQMLYNLALIQARAKDFTGTEVTLIKVVEISKEIRNFDLLFKAYSLLGVSNYNLRNFDVALEYLNNALQALGKVEDPDLYRAATFNNVGNVHEKQKNFDLAIKNYRKTLFTKNLYERDPYLYAMALDNLAYNRLESGETQNVLPDMERALEIRQNIKHLAGISISQIHIAEYYKFIGNTIKALQLAEEANSTAQSNNNNRDILASLQLLADLQPSNSYSYTTSYINLSDSLQIEERKVRNKFERIRFETEEVKQRAEMLEEERTIIFLISSLIIILGSSVFIFYVQRSKNRALELERDQKVADEKIYELLLLQSARKDEGKREERDRIARELHDNILTELYANRMNLMFYKYKTGIKGDKKFGQLTDNLMDVERQIRSLSHELSNTYFDEHKEFGDLIQDLIQKQQLERSHQLTIDDSVNWSLIASVVKMHTYRILQEATMNIQKHAEASFVFIKFSLNESAKEIELIIKDDGKGFKNQKKPGIGLKNIKSRVDEVHGKISIDSKLGTGTKISIFIPLK encoded by the coding sequence ATGAAGCGTTTCATATACTATTTTGTCGGACTTATTTTTATTATTAGTTGTCAAGATCAAAAAAAAGATAAACTAAAAGTTAATCCTGATCTGAGGGATTCTATTTTGATTTACCTTAAGAAATTTGACAATAACAGTAATAAAGAAGAAAATTTAAATAAATCATTTCAGTTTGTACAACGAATTGAAAATGATAGCCTTCAAATTAAATATCTCAAAACACTTGATTATAGAGCTTTAAATTCAAATTCAAGATATTACCTTAAAATCAATGAACTTGGCAGAAAAATATCTATAAAATATACAGATACTATTTCTTTGGCGAATTTTTATTGGAACTTAGGAGACTTTTACTTGACTTCTAATAAATCTGACAAAGCCTATTTTGCTTACAATGAAGCTGGTTACTTTTACAATAAAAAAAATGATTTAGGAAACTACGCCCAAATGCTATACAATTTAGCATTAATTCAAGCTCGAGCGAAAGATTTTACGGGTACAGAAGTCACTTTAATCAAGGTTGTTGAAATTAGCAAGGAAATTAGAAATTTTGATTTATTATTTAAAGCTTACAGTCTTCTTGGGGTAAGTAATTATAATCTTAGAAATTTTGACGTTGCCTTAGAATATCTAAATAATGCGTTACAGGCTTTAGGTAAAGTAGAAGACCCAGACTTATACAGAGCAGCTACATTTAATAATGTTGGTAATGTTCATGAAAAGCAAAAAAACTTTGATCTTGCTATCAAAAATTATAGAAAGACCTTATTCACCAAAAATCTGTACGAAAGAGATCCTTATCTCTATGCAATGGCTCTAGATAATCTAGCCTATAACAGATTGGAAAGCGGTGAGACTCAAAATGTGCTTCCCGACATGGAAAGGGCTTTAGAAATTAGGCAAAATATTAAGCATCTTGCTGGGATTTCTATTAGTCAGATTCATATCGCAGAATATTACAAATTTATAGGCAACACCATAAAAGCTTTACAACTTGCCGAAGAAGCGAATTCCACAGCACAAAGCAATAATAACAATAGAGATATCTTAGCCTCTTTACAACTCTTGGCAGACTTGCAACCCAGTAACAGCTACTCCTACACAACTTCCTATATTAACTTAAGCGATAGTCTTCAAATTGAGGAGAGAAAAGTGCGTAATAAATTTGAACGTATTCGTTTTGAAACGGAAGAGGTTAAGCAACGTGCAGAAATGCTTGAAGAAGAGCGCACCATCATTTTCCTTATTTCCTCTCTCATCATTATATTAGGGAGTTCAGTCTTTATATTTTATGTTCAGCGATCCAAAAACAGAGCTTTAGAACTGGAACGTGATCAAAAAGTGGCGGATGAAAAAATATACGAACTTCTTCTTCTTCAAAGTGCAAGGAAAGACGAAGGCAAGCGTGAAGAACGGGATCGCATCGCTAGAGAATTACACGATAACATTCTCACTGAACTTTATGCCAACCGGATGAATCTTATGTTTTACAAATATAAAACGGGGATTAAAGGGGATAAAAAATTCGGCCAACTCACCGATAATTTGATGGATGTAGAACGCCAAATCAGGAGCTTATCGCACGAATTATCCAACACCTATTTTGATGAGCATAAAGAATTTGGAGATCTTATTCAAGATCTCATTCAAAAGCAACAGCTAGAGAGAAGTCATCAACTTACAATAGACGATTCTGTAAACTGGTCCTTAATAGCTTCTGTAGTAAAAATGCATACTTACCGAATCCTCCAGGAGGCCACCATGAATATTCAAAAACACGCTGAAGCCAGCTTTGTATTTATCAAATTCAGCTTAAATGAATCTGCAAAGGAAATTGAACTCATTATTAAAGATGACGGCAAAGGCTTTAAAAATCAAAAAAAACCGGGTATTGGATTAAAGAATATAAAGTCTAGAGTCGATGAAGTCCACGGTAAAATAAGTATTGATTCTAAGCTTGGTACTGGAACTAAAATTAGTATTTTTATTCCCCTCAAATAA
- a CDS encoding GLPGLI family protein, which translates to MKKITFLIILLSNLAFSQKSFEATYKVEFNFEDKEEQNAIVKRYKNIAIRNSKKIEFTLKGNDKISEFSIKKNMVNEDKNVKITLALAGYINDGLYQDIENGLLIRNNPESSRLTARNEFLIKSPLFDDWKLIEESRTISENKCFKAKGKIDNNNEVKKYQNITAWYCPGINFNYGPLGFGNLPGLIVHLKIDETNYILKNLRFSDNKKVDFELPDKGKEITEEEFLKIFKKRMKEFQK; encoded by the coding sequence ATGAAAAAAATCACATTTCTTATAATACTCCTTTCAAACTTAGCTTTTTCACAAAAAAGCTTTGAAGCAACTTATAAGGTTGAATTCAATTTTGAAGATAAGGAAGAACAAAATGCTATAGTTAAACGGTATAAAAATATAGCGATTAGAAATTCTAAAAAAATAGAATTTACATTAAAAGGGAATGACAAAATTAGTGAGTTTTCGATAAAAAAGAATATGGTCAATGAAGATAAAAATGTCAAAATCACTTTAGCTTTAGCGGGATATATAAATGACGGTTTATATCAAGATATTGAAAATGGATTGTTAATAAGGAATAATCCTGAAAGCTCAAGATTAACAGCAAGAAATGAATTCTTAATTAAAAGTCCATTATTTGATGATTGGAAATTAATTGAAGAATCCAGAACCATTTCAGAAAATAAATGCTTTAAGGCAAAAGGAAAAATTGATAATAATAATGAAGTTAAAAAATATCAAAACATAACAGCGTGGTACTGTCCAGGTATAAATTTCAATTATGGCCCTTTAGGCTTTGGTAATTTGCCTGGTTTAATAGTACACTTAAAGATCGATGAAACTAACTATATTTTAAAAAATCTTCGATTTAGTGACAACAAAAAAGTTGATTTTGAATTACCAGATAAAGGAAAGGAGATTACTGAAGAAGAATTTCTTAAAATCTTCAAAAAAAGAATGAAAGAGTTTCAGAAATAA
- a CDS encoding response regulator yields MPKYNVLLVDDHPMIIAGFEQALEIINEHDDELKFSKDSALNCTDAAEKILNEDKKYDLICLDLSLPASKDGKYSSGEDLAKLAKKKQPHAKLLICTMLENNYKVLNVLRRIDPNGFLVKSDTNPDILIAAIESLLKGHTYHSTTVQKMMKKTIDFAHNIDEEDLRILYLISKGILTKNIPDHMDLSLSAIEKRKKQMKFFFDIPNTNDKILVEKAKEKGFL; encoded by the coding sequence ATGCCTAAGTATAATGTCCTTCTTGTCGATGATCATCCAATGATAATTGCAGGTTTTGAACAAGCCTTGGAAATCATAAACGAACATGATGATGAACTAAAATTCTCCAAAGATTCAGCCTTAAATTGTACGGATGCCGCCGAAAAAATTTTAAACGAAGATAAAAAGTATGATCTTATCTGTCTAGATCTTTCCCTGCCTGCAAGCAAGGACGGTAAGTATAGCTCTGGAGAGGACTTAGCCAAACTCGCCAAAAAAAAACAGCCTCATGCCAAACTTTTAATCTGCACTATGTTGGAAAACAACTATAAGGTATTAAATGTTTTGCGACGGATAGATCCCAACGGATTTCTAGTAAAGTCGGATACCAACCCAGATATCCTAATTGCTGCTATAGAAAGTTTACTTAAAGGGCATACTTATCACAGTACTACCGTACAAAAAATGATGAAAAAGACTATTGACTTTGCTCATAATATCGATGAAGAAGACTTGAGGATTCTTTATTTAATTTCTAAGGGTATTCTTACAAAAAATATTCCTGACCACATGGATCTTTCCTTAAGCGCGATTGAAAAGCGAAAGAAGCAGATGAAATTTTTCTTTGATATTCCCAATACCAACGATAAAATTTTGGTAGAAAAGGCTAAAGAAAAGGGATTCTTATAG
- a CDS encoding TonB-dependent receptor, translated as MRNLLTSLFILLLSITITTAQSIQLDGFITDSLQNPLVNTNVIATPLQEVNAQIKFSISSSKGEYRLKLESNQSYLIEVTHLGFKKIMDTLQLSQDLSKDYIMVESTESLEEILIEQQMAVIVKEDTITYRTDQFKTGEERKLRDILKKLPGLEVDREGNVTVNGKPVTKLMVDGKAFFTGDEKLGVNNIPADAVDEVEALDNYSEVAFLKGLEDSDKMALNIKLKDGKKKFIFGDIETGAGVEDRYLVHPKLFYYSPKTAVNAIGDFNNTGQKSFTIQDYLDFEGGMALALEDQGAYSRLYSDDFSQFLRQDDFIFNKNDFGAASLSQELGGNFSLDAYSIFNKSKLRTQTLEDFTYQTTEAPDESREQSNKNDLLFSISKIKLRYDNNDDTDLRANTNFKYNTAEAQSLLNSEVGNTNRFVNTNTQPENFEFLQTFNLNKQFSYKHTLKLEAEIKSEDQTTDRLWDFNQPLFTELIPLVDEGDEFRLNQLNQKEVTNLSLNAKHYWVLADFHHIYPVAGVDYFTFNLNTLDEQILNDGSTTSFESAGFNNQMDFELFNASLGFQYKTQIGELVLRPGLVVKNFNWNVSQFGDELVNDQTAVLLPEFYAEYEFKTSEKLRFNYNRYTNFGNSSNYANRLSLQSFNQIRRGNENLQNQIYQTSSLLYSQFNMFKGLFYNARLSYTHRESSIRNQTQIEGIDQISTSIFTDLPENTYNVNGTINKRIPNYTFTLGGNASLSDYSRIINDEVLDYESINFGYNAKVTTRYDDWPNLETGVRQSFSRLNSDAIDNKFTTLSPFAYLEYDWEDFIFKFNYDYNYFENQTTGDVNRFEMADASLFYGKEDSAWGFELSATNLFDIEFKRQNSVNEFIVADRRLFIQPRIVMIKVIYKL; from the coding sequence ATGAGAAATCTCTTAACAAGCCTTTTCATCCTTTTGTTATCAATAACTATTACAACAGCTCAATCCATCCAACTCGACGGCTTTATTACCGATAGTCTTCAAAATCCCCTAGTCAATACCAACGTGATCGCTACGCCATTACAAGAAGTTAATGCACAGATTAAATTTAGCATAAGCAGTTCCAAAGGAGAATATAGGCTGAAGCTGGAAAGCAACCAGTCTTATCTTATAGAAGTAACGCATCTGGGGTTTAAGAAAATCATGGATACACTTCAACTTTCTCAAGACCTTTCCAAGGACTATATCATGGTGGAATCTACTGAAAGTCTTGAAGAAATCCTTATTGAGCAACAAATGGCGGTGATTGTAAAAGAAGATACCATTACCTATAGGACAGACCAGTTTAAAACAGGGGAAGAGCGTAAACTTAGGGATATATTAAAAAAACTACCAGGTCTGGAGGTAGATCGAGAAGGAAATGTCACCGTTAACGGAAAACCTGTGACAAAACTTATGGTAGATGGCAAAGCTTTTTTTACGGGAGACGAAAAACTGGGGGTCAATAACATTCCCGCCGATGCGGTGGATGAAGTGGAAGCTTTGGATAATTATAGTGAAGTAGCTTTTCTTAAAGGTTTGGAAGACAGCGATAAGATGGCGTTAAACATCAAACTGAAAGATGGGAAAAAGAAATTTATCTTTGGCGACATAGAAACTGGCGCAGGAGTAGAAGATCGGTATTTGGTGCATCCTAAATTGTTTTATTACAGTCCCAAGACGGCTGTAAATGCCATTGGGGATTTTAATAACACTGGCCAAAAGTCATTTACCATTCAAGATTACTTAGATTTTGAAGGCGGTATGGCCTTAGCCTTGGAAGATCAAGGGGCCTATTCTAGATTATATTCGGATGATTTTTCACAGTTCTTAAGACAAGATGATTTCATTTTCAATAAAAACGATTTTGGCGCGGCGAGTCTTTCTCAAGAGCTTGGAGGTAACTTCAGTCTGGATGCCTATAGCATTTTTAATAAAAGTAAATTGAGAACCCAAACGCTTGAAGATTTTACTTACCAAACGACAGAAGCTCCGGATGAATCCCGTGAGCAATCCAATAAAAATGACTTGCTTTTTAGCATTAGTAAGATCAAGTTGAGGTACGACAATAACGATGATACCGACTTGCGGGCCAACACCAATTTTAAATACAACACGGCGGAGGCGCAATCTCTTCTTAATTCTGAAGTAGGCAACACGAACCGATTTGTCAATACAAACACCCAACCCGAGAATTTTGAATTCCTCCAAACTTTTAATCTCAATAAGCAGTTTTCTTACAAACATACCTTAAAGCTCGAAGCTGAAATAAAAAGTGAAGACCAAACGACAGACAGGCTTTGGGATTTCAATCAGCCCTTGTTTACTGAGTTAATTCCTTTGGTAGATGAAGGAGATGAGTTCAGGTTAAATCAGCTTAACCAGAAGGAAGTTACCAACTTGAGCCTTAATGCTAAGCATTATTGGGTGCTAGCCGATTTTCATCACATCTATCCTGTGGCAGGTGTGGATTACTTTACCTTCAACTTGAATACGCTGGATGAGCAAATCTTAAACGATGGTAGCACCACTAGTTTTGAGTCAGCGGGATTTAATAATCAGATGGATTTTGAGCTCTTTAATGCGTCGCTAGGGTTTCAGTATAAAACTCAGATTGGAGAATTGGTTTTAAGGCCAGGTTTGGTCGTCAAGAATTTTAACTGGAATGTATCACAGTTTGGTGATGAATTGGTCAATGATCAAACCGCTGTTTTACTTCCCGAGTTTTACGCGGAGTACGAATTCAAAACCTCTGAAAAACTGAGGTTCAATTATAACCGGTATACCAACTTTGGGAATTCTTCAAATTATGCCAACAGATTAAGCCTGCAAAGTTTTAATCAGATTAGACGAGGAAACGAGAATTTACAAAATCAAATTTACCAAACGTCGAGTTTACTTTATAGTCAGTTTAATATGTTCAAGGGTTTGTTTTATAATGCTAGATTGTCTTATACGCATCGAGAAAGCAGCATTAGAAATCAGACTCAGATTGAAGGTATCGACCAAATAAGCACCAGTATTTTTACAGATTTACCTGAAAATACCTATAACGTTAATGGAACTATCAATAAACGTATTCCTAATTATACGTTTACTCTAGGAGGTAATGCAAGCCTATCGGACTACTCCAGGATCATCAACGATGAGGTGTTGGATTATGAAAGTATTAATTTTGGCTATAATGCAAAAGTAACCACACGATATGACGATTGGCCAAATCTGGAAACGGGCGTGAGGCAAAGTTTTTCCAGACTCAACTCAGATGCCATCGACAACAAGTTTACCACTTTGTCTCCCTTTGCCTATTTGGAATATGATTGGGAAGATTTTATTTTTAAGTTCAATTACGATTACAATTATTTTGAAAATCAAACCACAGGAGACGTCAATAGATTTGAAATGGCGGATGCTTCTTTATTCTACGGAAAAGAAGATTCAGCCTGGGGGTTTGAGTTAAGCGCTACCAACTTGTTTGATATTGAATTTAAAAGGCAAAATTCTGTCAATGAATTCATAGTCGCCGACCGAAGACTATTTATTCAGCCTAGGATTGTGATGATTAAGGTAATTTATAAACTGTAA
- a CDS encoding OmpA/MotB family protein, with protein sequence MKIIKFLLIGFTVLNLVGCVSQKKFLELEDEFGTLQRVNTQLNRKLDDCNSEKTALEDELSYSKDRIEVLKTQRDDLTKDLQTTKSTLEKLNDSYDALEQNSSQALAANSKQNRELLEQLELKEGALAEEQNRLEQLQKDLQARSNQIEELQSLIADKEQKMISLKENLSRALTNFEGQGLSVELRDGKVYVSMENKLLFASGSWTVGGEGQKAVKELGKVLADNPDIAVLIEGHTDNVPYGGNGPLTDNWDLSTKRATEVLKLLLKNGKINPQNLTAAGKGEFAPLVPNTTEEGKAKNRRIEVVLTPKLDEISKLLSE encoded by the coding sequence ATGAAAATAATTAAATTTCTTTTAATCGGATTTACAGTTTTAAATCTTGTGGGCTGCGTTAGCCAAAAAAAATTCTTAGAGCTAGAGGATGAATTTGGTACTTTACAAAGAGTCAATACTCAACTTAACCGAAAGTTGGACGATTGCAATTCTGAAAAAACAGCCTTGGAAGATGAACTCTCCTATTCCAAAGATAGAATTGAGGTTTTAAAAACTCAACGCGACGACCTTACTAAAGACTTGCAAACCACTAAAAGCACCTTAGAAAAGCTAAACGATTCTTACGATGCTTTAGAACAAAACAGCTCACAAGCCCTTGCCGCTAATTCTAAACAAAACAGAGAACTTTTAGAACAGTTGGAGCTAAAAGAAGGTGCTCTCGCCGAAGAACAAAACCGCCTAGAACAACTTCAAAAGGATTTGCAAGCGAGATCCAACCAGATAGAAGAATTACAATCTCTTATTGCAGATAAGGAGCAAAAGATGATCTCTTTAAAAGAAAATTTATCCAGAGCATTAACCAATTTTGAAGGACAAGGCTTAAGCGTCGAGCTGCGAGATGGTAAAGTATATGTGTCGATGGAAAATAAACTCCTGTTCGCTTCAGGAAGCTGGACCGTAGGGGGCGAAGGTCAAAAAGCTGTAAAGGAACTTGGTAAAGTCCTCGCAGATAATCCTGATATAGCTGTCTTAATAGAAGGCCATACCGATAATGTACCTTACGGAGGAAATGGGCCATTAACAGATAACTGGGACCTGTCGACCAAGCGGGCTACCGAAGTCTTAAAACTGCTGTTAAAAAATGGAAAAATCAATCCTCAAAATCTGACTGCAGCAGGAAAGGGTGAGTTTGCACCATTAGTCCCTAACACAACGGAGGAGGGGAAAGCTAAAAACCGCCGAATCGAAGTGGTATTGACGCCAAAACTAGATGAAATTTCGAAATTATTAAGTGAATAA
- a CDS encoding single-stranded DNA-binding protein, whose amino-acid sequence MSTLKNSVQLMGHLGQDPEVVNLDSGKKLVKFSIATNEYYHDTSGEKVTNTYWHNIIAWGKTASFIETYVKKGQEVLIKGKLAPRSYETKEGEKRYITEINCSEIVTTSQKV is encoded by the coding sequence ATGAGTACTTTAAAAAATTCAGTACAGTTAATGGGCCACTTAGGCCAAGATCCAGAAGTTGTCAACCTTGACTCTGGGAAAAAACTCGTTAAATTCTCTATCGCTACCAACGAGTATTATCACGACACTAGCGGCGAGAAAGTCACCAACACCTATTGGCATAATATCATTGCCTGGGGCAAAACTGCTAGCTTTATCGAAACTTATGTCAAAAAAGGGCAAGAGGTTTTAATAAAAGGCAAACTCGCTCCCCGCTCCTACGAAACCAAAGAAGGTGAAAAACGCTACATCACAGAAATCAATTGTTCTGAGATTGTGACGACCTCGCAGAAGGTGTAA
- a CDS encoding IS4-like element ISPto3 family transposase: MLQHEYIAKVQEIKGKFNKVWFNSDYLRAHLNILGFNRIKKQFSWCKKAGFSFEDLIATLLILPLIGINSIYGLTTDKDPELNKCGKDSYYRILANQKINWRAFLAQFVKQYLLKDELFTPSADPTRCLIFDDTDLSKTGKTIEGVSKIYNHVSKTYYLGFKLLVAGYWNGSVFIPIDFSLHRESKTSRLKYGLTAKQRKAQKKTPRCSKTVAAKRYRELNKKKTDLVVQMFSRVVKRKIPVDYILIDTWFTSVGLLKKLRSICSSTHIIGMYKYNSKIEVRSKVKTLAQLKKQKAKPKRCRKFNYYYHHYIAEIDGLKVALFISKRGKNGKWHTLITTDTSLKFVKAIEVYSIRWSIEAFFKEAKQLFGLGKCQSTNFDVQIAQITIAMTQYLLTSIRYRMEAYETIGGLFKDLKQDYIENKLNIRILAVVNLILTNLEKLVESIDIELITSKIIEDIESYGFLTNTHSFNHQGVK, translated from the coding sequence ATGCTACAACACGAATATATTGCAAAAGTTCAAGAAATAAAAGGGAAGTTTAATAAGGTTTGGTTTAATTCAGACTATTTACGGGCACATCTGAATATTTTAGGCTTCAATAGAATAAAAAAACAATTCAGTTGGTGCAAAAAGGCGGGTTTTTCATTTGAGGATTTGATCGCTACGCTCTTGATTTTGCCCCTTATTGGAATTAATTCTATTTATGGACTTACAACTGACAAAGATCCAGAACTTAATAAATGTGGAAAAGATTCATACTATCGAATCTTGGCAAATCAAAAAATTAATTGGAGAGCTTTTTTGGCCCAGTTTGTAAAGCAATATCTATTGAAAGATGAACTCTTCACCCCCTCAGCAGACCCTACAAGATGCTTGATCTTTGATGATACTGATCTTTCAAAAACAGGAAAGACTATTGAAGGAGTCTCAAAGATCTACAACCATGTGTCAAAGACCTACTATTTAGGTTTCAAGCTACTTGTGGCTGGGTATTGGAATGGAAGTGTTTTTATCCCCATTGATTTTAGTCTGCACCGTGAGAGCAAAACATCAAGATTAAAATATGGTCTAACCGCAAAGCAGCGTAAGGCCCAAAAGAAGACACCAAGATGTAGTAAAACAGTTGCGGCAAAGAGGTATAGGGAACTCAATAAAAAGAAAACAGACCTAGTAGTGCAAATGTTTTCCAGGGTTGTAAAGCGTAAAATTCCTGTAGACTATATTTTAATAGATACCTGGTTTACAAGTGTGGGATTACTTAAAAAGTTACGAAGTATTTGCAGTTCGACCCATATTATTGGAATGTATAAATACAATAGTAAAATTGAAGTCAGATCAAAGGTCAAAACTTTAGCACAACTTAAAAAACAGAAAGCAAAGCCCAAGCGCTGTCGTAAATTCAATTACTACTACCATCATTACATAGCTGAAATTGATGGGCTCAAGGTTGCTCTCTTTATCTCAAAACGTGGGAAGAACGGCAAATGGCACACCTTAATAACCACCGATACATCACTCAAATTTGTAAAAGCAATTGAAGTATATAGTATTCGATGGTCAATTGAAGCCTTTTTTAAAGAAGCCAAGCAGCTCTTTGGCCTTGGAAAGTGTCAGTCTACCAATTTTGATGTCCAGATTGCACAAATAACAATTGCAATGACCCAATATCTGCTTACAAGTATTCGGTACAGAATGGAGGCTTATGAAACCATAGGCGGATTATTTAAAGATTTAAAACAGGATTATATTGAAAATAAGCTGAATATCAGAATATTGGCAGTTGTCAACTTAATTTTAACCAATTTGGAAAAACTAGTAGAATCAATTGATATTGAACTTATTACATCCAAAATAATAGAGGATATTGAGAGTTATGGGTTTCTAACAAATACCCATAGCTTTAATCATCAAGGTGTTAAGTGA
- a CDS encoding GLPGLI family protein, with protein sequence MKLLKYFLLLFLFNFSSAQEGSVQYRNDAELDLYFQEIKDNDSIEWERVKEFGNLKLKIDKSIRHKLFFKNEKALFKPILNENDDYLLKLLKDKSGHFYKDNAENYFFVNKRFKNFNVQLVPIEWEITSDSKQILGYECLKAYGNKNHEGTHKSFSRIEAWFTNEIELSHGPYGINGLPGLILEAHKGSYHFYAEVLKIELQESISKPTKGEIITEFNFNKLMQSSVKQ encoded by the coding sequence ATGAAACTTTTAAAGTATTTCCTACTTTTATTTCTATTTAATTTTTCTTCAGCTCAGGAAGGCTCTGTTCAGTACAGAAACGATGCTGAATTAGATTTATATTTTCAAGAGATCAAGGACAACGATTCCATTGAGTGGGAGCGAGTAAAAGAATTTGGGAACCTCAAACTAAAGATAGATAAATCCATACGACACAAATTATTTTTTAAAAACGAAAAAGCGCTATTTAAGCCAATACTAAATGAAAATGATGACTATCTACTCAAACTTTTAAAAGATAAATCAGGGCATTTTTACAAAGACAATGCTGAAAACTATTTTTTCGTAAATAAGCGTTTTAAAAATTTTAATGTGCAATTAGTTCCAATTGAATGGGAAATTACAAGCGATTCTAAGCAAATTTTGGGTTATGAATGCTTAAAAGCCTATGGTAATAAAAATCATGAAGGGACTCATAAATCCTTTTCAAGAATTGAAGCTTGGTTTACTAACGAAATTGAATTGTCGCACGGACCTTATGGAATAAATGGTTTACCAGGATTAATACTTGAAGCTCATAAAGGCAGTTATCACTTTTATGCTGAAGTCCTAAAAATCGAATTACAAGAATCTATTTCAAAACCAACTAAGGGAGAAATCATCACTGAATTCAATTTTAATAAATTGATGCAAAGTTCAGTAAAACAATAA